From a region of the Mauremys mutica isolate MM-2020 ecotype Southern chromosome 12, ASM2049712v1, whole genome shotgun sequence genome:
- the LOC123346984 gene encoding olfactory receptor 2B2-like has translation MLLFIVFLVLYILNLVGSLGIIVVLWLEPSIHTPMYFFLSNLSFLDFCYTTSTIPQMLLNFCSAHKSITWAGCISQLYIFLLLAGTKCLLLALMAYEHYVANEAQAFAVSGLFLMVLLGLIPVSYSYIVTTVLRIRSAQGKLKAFNTCVSHLALVSLFYGAAISMYPQPPSSYLQDWGKMVSAFYGIIAPMLNSLIYMLRNKDVP, from the coding sequence ATGCTGCTTTTTATAGTTTTCTTGGTTTTGTACATCCTGAACCTGGTGGGGAGCCTGGGCATCATCGTTGTCTTGTGGCTGGAACCCAGTATCCACACTCctatgtatttcttcctcagcaACCTCTCTTTCCTGGACTTTTGCTACACCACCAGCACCATTCCTCAGATGCTGCTGAACTTCTGCAGCGCTCATAAGTCTATCACCTGGGCAGGCTGCATATCCCAGCTCTACATCTTCCTCTTGCTGGCTGGCAccaagtgcctcctgctggctctcATGGCCTACGAACACTACGTCGCCAATGAGGCCCAGGCATTTGCTGTCAGTGGTCTCTTCCTGATGGTGCTGCTGGGTCTCATCCCGGTCTCCTACAGCTACATTGTCACCACAGTGCTGCGGATTCGCTCAGCCCAGGGCAAGCTCAAGGCCTTCAacacctgcgtctcccacctGGCATTGGTATCACTCTTCTACGGTGCGGCCATTTCCATGTATCCACAGCCTCCATCTAGCtacttgcaggactggggcaagATGGTCTCCGCCTTCTATGGCATCATCGCCCCCATGCTCAACTCCCTGATCTACATGCTGAGGAACAAGGATGTCCCCTAA